A genome region from Pygocentrus nattereri isolate fPygNat1 chromosome 10, fPygNat1.pri, whole genome shotgun sequence includes the following:
- the htr1b gene encoding 5-hydroxytryptamine receptor 1B, whose amino-acid sequence MERIGHFKPTQASHVQAAMNASTNGTNVTHSSKADEKELSLVFQVTLASVLALITLATALSNAFVIATISRSRKLHTPANFLIASLAVTDLLVSVLVMPISALYTVSHTWSLGQVACDVWLSSDITCCTASILHLCVIALDRYWAITDAVGYAKRRTVTRAAGMVATAWVIAVSISVPPFFWRQVKAGEVTSCAVNSDHVFYTIYSTFGAFYLPTLLLVALYGRIYVEARRRILKQSPKKTGKRLTAARLAPSSPGSASSTAPLQCASDPDCHVQITVTDSLLEKKRISAARERKATKTLGIILGAYIVCWLPFFIYTLLGPLCPSCPLHPELFDFFTWLGYLNSLINPIIYTMANDDFKKAFQKLVSFRCCTS is encoded by the coding sequence ATGGAGCGCATCGGTCACTTCAAACCAACTCAAGCAAGTCATGTCCAGGCAGCGATGAACGCCTCAACGAACGGCACCAACGTCACGCACTCGAGCAAAGCGGACGAAAAGGAGCTGAGCCTCGTGTTCCAGGTCACTTTAGCCTCCGTGCTCGCCCTCATCACGCTCGCCACGGCACTGTCCAACGCGTTCGTCATCGCCACCATCTCGCGCTCGAGGAAGCTCCACACGCCGGCTAACTTCTTGATCGCCTCGCTCGCGGTCACCGACCTGCTCGTATCCGTGCTAGTGATGCCCATCAGCGCGCTCTACACGGTGAGCCACACGTGGTCGCTGGGACAGGTGGCGTGCGACGTGTGGCTGTCGTCGGACATCACCTGTTGCACCGCGTCCATCCTGCACCTGTGCGTCATCGCGCTGGACCGCTACTGGGCCATCACAGACGCGGTGGGCTACGCCAAGCGGCGCACGGTCACGCGCGCGGCCGGCATGGTAGCCACGGCATGGGTCATCGCCGTGTCCATCTCGGTGCCCCCGTTCTTTTGGCGCCAGGTGAAGGCAGGCGAGGTGACCAGCTGCGCCGTGAACTCGGACCACGTCTTCTACACCATCTACTCCACGTTCGGCGCCTTCTACCTGCCCACGCTGCTGCTCGTCGCGCTCTACGGCAGGATCTACGTGGAGGCGCGGAGGCGCATCCTCAAGCAGTCGCCCAAGAAGACGGGCAAAAGGCTGACGGCGGCGCGCCTCGCGCCCAGCTCCCCGGGCTCCGCGTCCTCCACGGCTCCTCTGCAGTGCGCCTCGGACCCCGACTGCCACGTGCAGATCACCGTGACCGACTCCCTGCTGGAGAAGAAGCGGATCTCCGCCGCGCGCGAGAGAAAAGCGACCAAAACTCTGGGCATCATTTTAGGGGCCTACATCGTCTGCTGGCTGCCCTTTTTCATTTACACGCTCTTGGGGCCCCTGTGCCCGTCCTGCCCCTTGCACCCAGAGCTCTTTGACTTTTTCACATGGCTCGGCTACCTCAACTCACTCATCAACCCCATCATATACACGATGGCAAACGACGACTTTAAAAAGGCTTTCCAAAAACTCGTGAGCTTTAGGTGTTGCACGTCCTGA